A window from Primulina eburnea isolate SZY01 chromosome 2, ASM2296580v1, whole genome shotgun sequence encodes these proteins:
- the LOC140824592 gene encoding uncharacterized protein, translating into MEKEERRRRISSRGSDRMALITGRLQSLDMDCLPAQYDSQPATTDDHGKNDAPKTPIKQESEEEQFESSIISTPRTCKTKTNGPNPSKKPLIQLLDSFTPKEINSSIISSENTRVVCSTIIAILIVLSHVNLPHNVVKSKSLIAYRPLYVVLMTDLLIVAARLALYTQTREEDEHKELSFDGVNWGGAVKVLELGLVLHQAIRAIFIDCSFYLVIVVCGLSLV; encoded by the exons ATGGAGAAGGAAGAAAGGAGGAGGAGGATATCGTCCAGAGGGTCAGATCGGATGGCGCTGATTACGGGTCGGCTCCAAAGCCTAGATATGGATTGTTTACCCGCACAATATGACTCTCAACCGGCCACAACAGATGATCATG GTAAAAATGATGCTCCTAAAACGCCCATAAAGCAGGAAAGTGAAGAAGAACAATTTGAATCATCAATCATCAGTACTCCAAGAACATGCAAGACGAAAACCAATGGCCCAAATCCATCCAAGAAACCACTCATCCAACTTCTTGATTCATTCACTCCCAAAGAAATAAACTCCAGCATAATCTCCTCCGAGAACACGAGAGTCGTGTGTTCAACTATAATCGCGATTCTTATAGTCCTATCCCATGTTAATCTCCCTCACAATGTGGTGAAATCAAAGAGCCTCATCGCTTATAGGCCTCTCTATGTCGTATTGATGACTGATCTGTTGATTGTGGCTGCACGACTAGCCCTTTACACGCAAACGAGAGAGGAAGATGAGCACAAGGAACTGAGTTTCGATGGGGTGAACTGGGGAGGAGCCGTCAAGGTGTTGGAATTAGGATTGGTTCTGCATCAGGCGATTCGAGCTATTTTCATCGATTGTAGCTTTTACTTGGTGATTGTTGTGTGTGGCCTTTCTCTGGTGTAA